From a single Gimesia fumaroli genomic region:
- a CDS encoding acetyltransferase: MNKLLNSILLIGGGGHARVLIELIQEGGKYQITGILDPNLEVGQQIKGISILGTDAELTRLQKQGIQNVAIAVGSIKTNSLRKTLFEQSQGVGLNLPTLVHHRAILSADVSLSDGVQVMAGAIIQTDSSIGSNTVINTGTQVDHDCQIGNHVFLSPGVVLSGGVTVGDNSFVGAGAVVIQGVKIGDNAVIAAGAVVVRDVADGALVKGVPAK, translated from the coding sequence ATGAATAAACTATTGAATTCGATTCTTTTGATTGGTGGAGGGGGCCATGCCAGGGTTCTGATCGAATTGATTCAAGAGGGTGGAAAATATCAGATTACAGGAATCCTGGATCCGAACCTGGAGGTGGGACAACAGATCAAGGGAATTTCCATACTGGGAACCGATGCCGAGTTGACCAGACTGCAGAAGCAGGGCATACAAAATGTGGCGATTGCAGTGGGCAGTATCAAAACAAATTCATTGAGAAAAACATTGTTTGAGCAGAGTCAGGGAGTGGGTTTGAATCTGCCGACTCTGGTACACCACCGGGCCATTCTTTCGGCTGACGTGAGCTTGTCTGATGGTGTTCAAGTTATGGCAGGAGCGATTATTCAGACAGATTCATCGATCGGCTCAAATACAGTGATTAATACGGGAACACAAGTTGATCACGATTGTCAGATTGGAAATCATGTGTTTCTTTCACCGGGTGTGGTGCTCAGTGGAGGGGTGACGGTGGGTGATAATTCGTTTGTCGGTGCAGGCGCTGTTGTGATACAGGGTGTAAAAATTGGAGACAATGCAGTGATTGCAGCCGGTGCTGTCGTTGTACGGGATGTAGCAGACGGGGCGTTAGTAAAAGGAGTTCCAGCGAAATGA
- the neuB gene encoding N-acetylneuraminate synthase, whose translation MSVFIIAEAGVNHNGDVETAKKMIDAAVEAGADAIKFQTFKTEKLVCKSAPQAEYQKKNNAANGEEDTQFTLLKKLEINQDTHRELFDYCRQSGIVFISTPFDLESIDLLKSLGLEMIKVPSGEITNYPYLKKVGQTFEKVVLSTGMADLGEIEDALDILIDSGVDRQNITVLHCNTEYPTPIQDVNLRAMLTIQSAFDVNVGYSDHTLGIEVSIAATALGAKVIEKHFTLDKNMEGPDHSASLEPDELMMLVRGIRNTSKSLGSPLKKPSLSEAKNKPVVRKSIIASQSIRKGEVFTEENLCVKRPGTGISPMNWDSVINQVARRDYFEDEIIDL comes from the coding sequence ATGAGTGTTTTTATTATTGCCGAAGCAGGCGTGAATCATAATGGGGATGTGGAGACTGCCAAAAAAATGATCGATGCAGCCGTGGAAGCAGGTGCGGATGCCATCAAGTTTCAAACATTCAAAACGGAAAAACTCGTCTGTAAGTCTGCTCCCCAGGCGGAATATCAGAAAAAAAACAACGCCGCGAATGGGGAGGAAGATACCCAGTTCACATTATTGAAGAAGCTGGAAATCAATCAGGATACGCACCGCGAGCTATTTGATTATTGTCGGCAATCGGGGATCGTGTTTATTTCCACTCCTTTTGATTTGGAAAGCATCGATCTGTTAAAGTCGCTCGGTCTGGAAATGATCAAGGTGCCTTCAGGCGAGATTACGAACTATCCCTACCTGAAAAAAGTGGGGCAGACATTTGAGAAAGTTGTTCTTTCCACAGGCATGGCTGATTTAGGCGAGATCGAGGATGCACTGGATATCTTAATCGATAGCGGCGTCGATCGGCAGAATATCACCGTTCTACATTGTAATACCGAGTATCCGACTCCGATTCAGGATGTAAATTTACGGGCGATGTTAACCATTCAATCTGCCTTTGATGTGAATGTCGGCTATTCGGATCATACTTTAGGAATTGAAGTTTCGATTGCTGCGACGGCTCTGGGAGCCAAAGTGATTGAGAAGCATTTTACACTCGACAAGAATATGGAAGGACCAGATCACTCGGCTTCTCTGGAGCCAGATGAATTGATGATGCTGGTACGTGGCATCCGCAATACATCAAAATCGTTGGGAAGTCCGCTTAAAAAACCGTCTCTTTCAGAAGCCAAGAATAAGCCAGTCGTACGAAAAAGTATTATCGCCTCACAGTCTATTCGTAAAGGCGAAGTATTCACGGAGGAAAATCTTTGTGTGAAACGACCGGGAACCGGTATTAGCCCGATGAATTGGGATAGTGTGATTAACCAGGTTGCCCGACGTGATTATTTTGAGGATGAAATAATCGATTTATGA
- the neuC gene encoding UDP-N-acetylglucosamine 2-epimerase: MSKTVCLVTGSRAEYGLLKPLIDEILSDPAFTLQLLVTGSHLSPEFGLTYQEIEADGYTIDEKVEVVMSSDSPVGICKSMGLGLISFSEAYARLLPNLVIVLGDRYEIFSAVSAAHISRIPVAHLHGGEVTEGAFDDALRHSITKMSHFHFTSTDAYRNRVIQLGENPDRVFNVGAIGLDNIIRLNLMSREEYENSVGLKLNKYNMLCTFHPVTLEANTAAGQVQNLLNVVESLEDTNVIFTKTNADTDGRVINQLIDEFVQKDATRFKAFMSLGQLRYLSGMQFVDAVIGNSSSGIIEAPSFGIGTINIGNRQTGRIKAESVIDCEATEISIATAFKTLYSPEFQQVRKKVTNPYGDGQTAKKIVNHLRECHFNQSTQKEFYDLVSGKSLSENS; this comes from the coding sequence ATGAGCAAAACAGTTTGCCTGGTAACCGGTTCGCGAGCGGAGTATGGGCTGCTGAAACCTCTGATCGATGAGATTCTGTCCGATCCTGCTTTCACGCTCCAGCTGCTGGTGACCGGATCGCATTTATCACCAGAGTTTGGCTTGACCTATCAGGAGATTGAAGCAGACGGGTATACGATTGACGAGAAAGTCGAAGTCGTTATGAGCTCGGATTCCCCGGTCGGCATTTGCAAGTCAATGGGGTTGGGGTTGATCAGCTTTTCCGAAGCTTATGCACGTCTGCTACCAAATCTGGTGATTGTGCTCGGGGATCGCTATGAGATCTTCAGTGCAGTTTCCGCAGCCCATATCAGTCGAATTCCGGTCGCTCACCTGCATGGGGGGGAGGTCACCGAAGGCGCTTTTGATGATGCGCTGCGCCATTCTATTACAAAAATGAGTCATTTTCATTTCACATCCACAGACGCTTATCGCAATCGGGTCATTCAACTGGGAGAAAATCCGGATCGTGTATTTAATGTAGGCGCCATCGGCTTAGATAATATAATACGCCTGAATTTGATGTCGCGCGAGGAGTATGAAAATTCAGTCGGGCTTAAGTTAAATAAATATAACATGTTGTGCACATTTCATCCGGTCACGCTGGAAGCGAATACTGCAGCAGGTCAGGTTCAGAATTTACTGAATGTTGTGGAGTCCCTGGAAGACACCAATGTCATTTTTACGAAAACCAATGCGGATACTGATGGTCGTGTGATAAACCAGTTAATTGATGAATTCGTGCAGAAAGACGCCACTCGCTTTAAAGCGTTTATGAGTTTGGGGCAATTGCGGTATTTATCAGGGATGCAATTTGTTGACGCTGTGATCGGGAATTCTTCCAGTGGGATCATTGAGGCCCCCAGCTTTGGGATTGGGACAATCAATATCGGTAATCGGCAAACAGGGCGAATTAAGGCAGAATCTGTGATCGACTGCGAGGCAACTGAAATCAGTATAGCAACGGCATTTAAAACATTGTATTCTCCCGAATTCCAGCAGGTTCGAAAAAAAGTGACGAATCCTTACGGGGATGGTCAGACGGCAAAAAAAATTGTAAATCACCTTAGGGAATGTCATTTTAATCAGTCAACACAAAAAGAATTCTATGATCTTGTGAGTGGAAAATCACTGTCAGAGAATTCTTGA
- a CDS encoding nucleotidyltransferase family protein yields MKQCLINNTVDVKETIRAIEAGRKGIAVVVDSNGYLQGVATDGDVRRGLLAGVKLKDPVTAIMNRKPTKAVSSMSQSTIIELLQQSGLEALPLVDADNYVVEVVLLTDITQESSPGQASGFSSALIMAGGEGRRLLPLTENMPKPLVEVGGMPLIERQVRKVADAGVSRIYIAVNYLAEMIESHLGNGNQYGVEIQYLREEQKLGTAGAVSLIKDPLDGPLLLMNGDVFTSINFQYLLDFHLMHEPLMTVAAIDYHVEIPYGVIKTEGAFAKRLEEKPSQQFLCNAGIYAISPEAVSRVPQNQPYNMTDLIEQSMAEEAGVAVFPVHEYWSDIGTHAELDKARTELKIVKETLGDLEEYDENDVNIELNHRRAA; encoded by the coding sequence GTGAAACAGTGCTTGATCAATAATACCGTTGATGTCAAAGAGACGATTCGTGCAATCGAAGCTGGTAGAAAAGGCATTGCAGTTGTCGTCGATTCTAACGGATATCTGCAGGGAGTAGCTACCGATGGAGACGTCCGTCGAGGTCTACTGGCCGGAGTCAAGTTAAAGGATCCTGTAACCGCGATCATGAATCGCAAACCAACCAAAGCCGTATCCAGCATGTCGCAGTCCACAATTATTGAACTTCTGCAGCAGAGTGGCTTGGAAGCGCTTCCGCTGGTGGATGCAGATAATTATGTCGTTGAAGTCGTCCTGTTGACAGATATAACACAGGAATCAAGTCCGGGGCAGGCCTCGGGGTTCAGTAGTGCTCTGATTATGGCTGGTGGCGAAGGGCGCCGCTTACTGCCTCTGACAGAAAATATGCCTAAACCTCTGGTCGAAGTCGGCGGAATGCCTCTGATTGAGCGTCAGGTTCGCAAAGTTGCTGATGCTGGAGTGAGCCGGATCTATATTGCCGTCAATTATCTGGCGGAAATGATCGAATCACATTTGGGGAACGGCAACCAGTACGGTGTCGAAATTCAATATTTGCGCGAAGAGCAAAAGCTGGGAACCGCAGGTGCCGTCTCACTGATCAAAGACCCCCTCGATGGTCCGTTGTTATTAATGAACGGTGATGTTTTCACTTCGATCAATTTTCAATATTTACTCGATTTTCACCTGATGCATGAGCCTTTAATGACGGTGGCGGCGATCGATTATCACGTCGAAATTCCTTACGGCGTGATTAAAACTGAGGGAGCATTTGCAAAACGACTGGAAGAAAAACCTTCTCAGCAGTTTTTGTGTAATGCCGGTATCTATGCGATTTCTCCCGAAGCGGTCAGCCGGGTGCCTCAAAATCAACCATATAACATGACGGATTTAATTGAACAAAGTATGGCGGAAGAAGCTGGCGTTGCTGTCTTTCCGGTACACGAATATTGGTCAGATATCGGTACGCATGCTGAGCTGGATAAAGCACGAACTGAATTGAAGATTGTGAAAGAGACACTCGGCGATTTGGAAGAATACGATGAAAATGACGTGAATATTGAACTCAATCATCGTAGAGCTGCGTAA
- a CDS encoding SDR family NAD(P)-dependent oxidoreductase, producing MSESLTGKQVLVTGADGFIGSHLVEQLVSSGAKVRALVYYNSWNQIGWLNDVSQEVLQSIEIIQGDIRDAERIAGAVKGCEYVFHLSSLIAIPYSYVAARSYVDTNVTGALNVLQASRNSDALTRLVHVSTSEVYGTAQRVPIDEDHPLVGQSPYSASKIGADKMAESFYLSFELPVVTARPFNTFGPRQTARAVIPTIASQLQAGCTELKLGALTPTRDFNFATDTAAGMISLALCKEAEGEVVNIGSGEEWSIEETAKILMEAVGREVPIICDEDRIRPEKSEVNRLLADTTKIARLTGWKSQVPFKEGLAKTADWIGRNIQHFNAERYTI from the coding sequence ATGTCTGAGTCATTAACTGGGAAACAGGTACTGGTTACCGGAGCGGATGGGTTTATTGGAAGTCATCTGGTCGAACAACTTGTCAGCAGCGGTGCCAAAGTGCGTGCACTCGTATATTATAATTCCTGGAACCAGATTGGCTGGTTGAATGATGTTTCGCAGGAAGTCCTGCAGTCCATCGAAATCATTCAGGGCGATATCCGTGATGCCGAACGCATTGCAGGCGCCGTCAAAGGCTGTGAGTACGTCTTCCACTTATCCAGTCTCATAGCGATTCCCTATAGTTATGTCGCCGCACGCTCGTATGTTGATACAAATGTAACAGGCGCATTAAATGTCTTACAGGCCAGCCGAAATTCTGATGCTCTCACCAGGCTGGTGCATGTTTCCACTTCTGAAGTCTACGGAACGGCGCAACGTGTACCGATTGATGAAGATCATCCTCTAGTCGGTCAGTCCCCTTATTCAGCCAGTAAAATTGGTGCCGACAAAATGGCCGAGAGCTTTTATCTCTCCTTTGAATTACCCGTCGTGACGGCCAGACCATTTAATACCTTCGGTCCCCGGCAGACCGCGCGGGCGGTGATTCCCACGATTGCCAGCCAGCTGCAGGCAGGGTGTACCGAATTAAAGCTGGGGGCATTGACACCAACCCGCGATTTCAATTTCGCCACCGATACTGCTGCCGGGATGATTTCCCTGGCGTTATGTAAAGAGGCAGAGGGTGAAGTTGTCAATATTGGCAGTGGTGAAGAATGGTCGATCGAAGAAACCGCCAAAATTCTGATGGAAGCCGTCGGACGTGAAGTGCCGATTATCTGTGACGAAGACCGCATTCGTCCGGAGAAAAGCGAAGTGAATCGTCTTCTGGCCGACACTACCAAGATCGCTCGCTTGACCGGCTGGAAAAGCCAGGTTCCTTTCAAAGAGGGACTCGCAAAGACGGCAGACTGGATCGGTCGAAATATTCAACATTTCAACGCGGAGCGTTATACCATTTAA
- the murJ gene encoding murein biosynthesis integral membrane protein MurJ — translation MSKRSVSMAAMFVALAMILGRLTGLFRVLGLATVLGVSHANDLAILVISVPDILNAMLIGGAMAAVLVPEMHRRAQDVSEQQANQLIVQTFFAVAGVSSMLALILAMCSTWFTQILASGFTPFEISQASRLIMIVLLAFPISAVTAVTSAVLQGHHKPTIPAYGNLFFNVILIAAIFLWVTPDQIEVLAWAVVAAVSFRLLTQLISCYFIGAFRGGFDSLSRFATLNRALMMKYLQALTAIGLVVAFPVVSRSFASAYEGGISLFEYAQKLVELPRGLFGAILTMVIFPRLSRTFSEGNAGDSSKLISQAAGLILLITIPVTVAVYGCAEPVVALLFERGMFSAEDAANTARLLQIAIMSMPALILSILTMDIFYSRHETIIPFKISLLSLVCLIVLSLVLRASMGISGIMLAFVVTSWIHFLGLTLALHLKLNVSVIEGVAFKHCAALILLMVTGLLFSAMMIKMVAEPVLLIVYSGMLGLLCFGAVLVILKNHLPRFNRKLSL, via the coding sequence ATGTCAAAACGATCCGTTTCCATGGCAGCCATGTTCGTCGCTCTTGCGATGATCCTGGGACGACTGACAGGACTCTTCCGCGTGCTGGGGCTGGCAACCGTCCTGGGAGTTTCGCATGCCAATGACCTGGCGATCCTGGTAATTTCCGTCCCAGATATTCTCAATGCGATGTTAATCGGCGGTGCGATGGCTGCGGTTCTGGTACCAGAAATGCATCGTCGGGCGCAGGACGTTTCCGAGCAACAGGCCAATCAATTGATTGTGCAGACTTTTTTTGCAGTGGCCGGCGTTTCCAGCATGCTGGCTTTGATCCTGGCGATGTGCTCTACCTGGTTTACTCAAATCCTGGCTTCCGGATTTACGCCTTTTGAAATCAGTCAAGCCAGTCGCTTGATCATGATTGTTTTATTGGCTTTTCCGATCAGTGCCGTCACCGCCGTGACGTCGGCTGTGTTACAAGGTCATCACAAACCGACGATTCCCGCATATGGAAATTTATTTTTCAATGTGATTCTGATTGCCGCCATTTTTCTATGGGTTACCCCGGATCAGATTGAGGTTCTCGCCTGGGCTGTTGTCGCGGCAGTCTCTTTTCGGTTGCTGACACAGTTAATCAGCTGCTATTTCATTGGTGCATTTCGGGGGGGATTTGATTCGTTGTCTCGGTTTGCCACGCTGAATCGGGCCTTGATGATGAAGTATCTGCAGGCTTTAACGGCGATCGGGCTGGTTGTCGCCTTTCCTGTTGTCTCGCGGTCTTTTGCTTCCGCCTATGAAGGGGGCATCAGTCTGTTTGAATATGCGCAAAAACTGGTGGAGTTGCCTCGCGGATTATTTGGAGCCATATTGACGATGGTGATTTTTCCCAGATTAAGCCGTACGTTCTCGGAAGGCAACGCCGGTGATAGTTCAAAATTGATCAGTCAGGCAGCGGGCTTAATTTTATTGATTACCATTCCTGTGACGGTTGCCGTGTATGGCTGTGCCGAACCTGTTGTTGCGCTGTTATTTGAACGAGGCATGTTTTCGGCAGAAGACGCTGCGAATACGGCCCGCTTGTTACAGATCGCGATTATGTCGATGCCAGCCTTGATACTTTCGATTCTCACAATGGATATCTTTTATTCGAGACATGAAACAATTATTCCCTTTAAAATCAGTTTGCTCTCGTTGGTATGCCTGATTGTACTTTCACTTGTGCTGAGAGCATCGATGGGAATTTCCGGGATCATGCTGGCGTTCGTCGTGACCAGCTGGATTCATTTTTTAGGTTTGACCTTAGCATTACATCTGAAATTAAACGTCTCGGTGATCGAAGGGGTCGCCTTCAAGCATTGCGCTGCCTTGATTCTGTTGATGGTAACCGGACTGTTGTTTTCGGCGATGATGATTAAGATGGTCGCGGAGCCTGTTTTATTGATTGTTTATTCTGGAATGCTGGGGCTACTTTGTTTTGGGGCCGTTTTAGTGATCCTGAAGAACCATTTGCCACGTTTCAACAGGAAGCTGTCTTTATAA
- a CDS encoding aldolase/citrate lyase family protein, with translation MQYLFITDCPEIARYVDQCGVDRIFIDLEILGKVKRQGGKDTVISRHKPENVKKVKQAVTNAEVLVRLNPLSSRSTEEIESAIEQGADCLMLPMFRSLEEVEWFCQRVDSRAKVVPLVETVGAMNQLEQIVQVPGVSQIHIGLNDLHLDLELNFMFELMSNGMVEKMATICKHAGIPFGIGGVSTMDQGLVSGKMVLSEHARLGSEWVILSRSFHQRATTLDELQSRIDLNAEIQKVNQIYQTLLGRSQFEIEQDKQALYSAINGIAFRNRSERNAS, from the coding sequence ATGCAGTATTTATTTATTACGGATTGCCCTGAAATCGCACGTTATGTTGATCAATGTGGGGTCGACCGGATTTTTATCGACCTGGAAATCCTCGGGAAAGTCAAAAGGCAAGGTGGCAAAGATACTGTCATTTCCCGCCATAAACCGGAGAACGTTAAAAAAGTCAAGCAGGCGGTAACAAATGCAGAAGTCCTGGTGCGTTTGAATCCTTTGAGCTCCCGGTCAACGGAAGAAATCGAATCTGCCATCGAACAGGGCGCTGATTGTTTAATGCTGCCGATGTTCCGTTCTCTGGAAGAAGTTGAGTGGTTTTGTCAGCGTGTTGATTCTCGGGCGAAGGTTGTTCCGCTGGTAGAGACGGTGGGGGCCATGAATCAACTGGAGCAGATCGTGCAGGTTCCCGGTGTCTCTCAAATTCATATTGGTTTAAACGACTTGCATCTCGACCTGGAATTGAATTTCATGTTTGAACTGATGTCGAATGGCATGGTCGAGAAGATGGCGACTATTTGTAAGCATGCCGGCATCCCCTTTGGGATTGGGGGCGTCTCCACAATGGATCAGGGGCTGGTCTCAGGGAAAATGGTATTGAGCGAACATGCTCGGCTGGGATCGGAATGGGTTATTTTATCACGATCCTTCCATCAACGGGCGACGACCCTGGATGAGTTGCAGTCTCGCATTGATCTGAATGCAGAAATTCAGAAGGTAAATCAAATCTATCAAACCTTGCTTGGTCGGTCTCAGTTCGAAATTGAACAGGACAAACAGGCCTTGTACTCAGCAATCAATGGCATCGCGTTCAGAAATCGCTCTGAGAGAAACGCTTCGTAA
- a CDS encoding DUF1574 family protein, with the protein MTETSDSQADQEKSKRFNIIFLCCWIAAFGVISLLNYLVNLYGEYGTKLFRPLVQTPRNDKVYLLSQLSPKPEGVVIGSSRVMRLEPEYLKPVFGYDFFNFGVNSAMPEDYLAILRHYEASRGKPPEMVILGIDIYSFTDALPMDSRLMNCPELINNLSELQGSTLEQWKRGIVRNVKLFRENFKYSLLKDSLRTLKMDLWDGGRAEGHFDFLENGMMVDRLTKQQNAEGTFDLEKEIAFHKNDYARRYAGFESLSRQRCDYFETFLKICEEKQIKLVIFLTPLHPDLASDLAQNTTFTERKKDVVAYLNEQCLKNRIPFYEFSDINSFQGIADEFHDGVHATVMNNRRIINCMVPRIADKTQNAF; encoded by the coding sequence ATGACTGAAACATCAGATTCTCAGGCAGATCAGGAAAAAAGCAAACGTTTCAATATCATATTTCTGTGTTGCTGGATTGCCGCATTCGGGGTAATTTCTTTACTCAATTATCTGGTGAATCTGTATGGAGAGTATGGGACCAAACTGTTTCGCCCTTTGGTTCAAACCCCGCGCAATGACAAAGTTTATCTGCTCTCACAACTGAGCCCCAAGCCGGAAGGGGTGGTCATCGGGTCCTCACGGGTGATGCGATTGGAGCCCGAATATTTAAAACCTGTTTTTGGATATGATTTTTTCAATTTCGGTGTGAATTCTGCCATGCCCGAAGATTATCTGGCCATTCTCAGGCACTATGAAGCGAGTCGTGGTAAGCCCCCGGAAATGGTGATTCTGGGAATTGATATCTACTCATTTACTGACGCCTTGCCGATGGATTCCCGTCTAATGAATTGTCCGGAGCTGATTAACAATCTGAGTGAGTTACAGGGAAGCACTCTAGAGCAGTGGAAGCGGGGGATTGTGCGTAATGTGAAGCTATTCCGGGAAAACTTCAAGTATTCGCTGCTGAAAGATTCGTTGCGTACTTTGAAAATGGATCTGTGGGACGGCGGCAGAGCAGAGGGGCATTTCGATTTTCTCGAGAATGGGATGATGGTCGATCGGCTGACGAAGCAGCAGAACGCGGAGGGAACATTCGATCTGGAGAAAGAGATCGCCTTTCATAAGAACGACTATGCCAGACGGTATGCCGGCTTTGAATCTCTCTCCCGGCAACGTTGTGATTATTTCGAAACATTTTTGAAAATCTGCGAAGAGAAGCAGATCAAACTGGTGATCTTTTTGACGCCCCTGCATCCTGATCTGGCATCTGACCTGGCGCAGAATACGACATTCACGGAACGAAAAAAAGATGTCGTTGCTTATTTGAATGAGCAGTGTCTTAAGAACCGGATTCCATTTTATGAGTTCTCGGATATCAATTCATTCCAGGGAATCGCAGATGAATTTCATGATGGTGTGCATGCAACCGTGATGAATAATCGACGAATCATTAATTGCATGGTCCCTCGCATAGCAGATAAGACTCAGAATGCTTTTTAA
- a CDS encoding MBOAT family O-acyltransferase, giving the protein MLFNSYIFVLAFLPIVLLVWWSPFLSTRMRLISLVAASYTFYGWWDYRFVLLLFVSTIIDFKCGQQIHKNLIPKRRLFWLILSLISNLGILGFFKYSGFFARSMNALTDWIAGGGAIPVPEIILPAGISFYTFQTMSFSIDVYRKQARPTESFWHFAAYVSMFPQLIAGPIVRYTEIESQLRSIPEKIDHSQFSRGIYFFVVGMVQKVLFADLIAAAFEPLLENYQSLALVGSWFCMLGYSCQLYFDFAGYSNMAVGLGLMLGFSFPQNFDSPYQATNISDFWRRWHITLSNWLRDYLFIPLGGSREGHFRTLRNLVIVMFLGGLWHGANWTFVVWGLYHGSLLAIYFALRSWKQIHVPALLGQMFTFLLVLIGWVIFRSTDLSMCGNLLASMAGMHGIYGPAEHWTVIQESLPLLIALLLVVFFVPNAWKWNFRPQWQMALVLSSLLVLCVLRFSTESPFLYFQF; this is encoded by the coding sequence ATGCTTTTTAACAGTTATATCTTTGTTCTGGCTTTCCTGCCGATTGTACTTTTGGTCTGGTGGAGCCCCTTTTTATCAACGCGAATGAGGCTGATCAGTCTGGTTGCCGCAAGCTACACGTTCTATGGATGGTGGGACTACCGGTTTGTGCTGCTGCTGTTTGTCTCGACGATCATCGACTTCAAATGCGGCCAGCAAATTCATAAAAATCTGATACCGAAACGCCGATTGTTCTGGCTGATTCTATCGCTCATTTCCAATCTGGGAATACTTGGTTTCTTTAAGTACTCCGGCTTCTTTGCCCGTTCCATGAATGCGCTGACGGACTGGATTGCCGGGGGAGGGGCGATACCCGTTCCCGAGATCATCCTGCCTGCCGGGATTTCATTTTACACATTCCAGACGATGAGTTTTTCGATTGATGTATACCGGAAGCAGGCGCGGCCGACGGAAAGCTTCTGGCATTTCGCCGCATATGTCTCCATGTTCCCCCAGTTGATCGCGGGGCCCATCGTTCGCTACACCGAAATCGAAAGTCAGCTGAGATCAATTCCGGAGAAAATCGATCATAGTCAGTTTTCGCGGGGCATCTATTTCTTTGTCGTGGGGATGGTCCAGAAAGTTCTGTTTGCCGATCTGATCGCTGCGGCATTTGAACCCTTGCTGGAGAATTATCAGTCGCTGGCGCTCGTTGGGAGCTGGTTCTGCATGTTAGGCTACAGCTGCCAGCTTTACTTTGACTTTGCCGGTTACAGTAATATGGCAGTCGGTCTGGGACTGATGCTCGGTTTCTCATTTCCTCAGAATTTTGATTCTCCCTATCAGGCAACGAACATTTCCGACTTCTGGCGCCGCTGGCACATCACGCTTTCGAACTGGCTGCGCGATTATTTATTCATTCCATTGGGAGGAAGTCGCGAAGGGCACTTTCGCACATTGCGCAACCTCGTGATTGTGATGTTTCTGGGGGGACTCTGGCATGGAGCGAACTGGACGTTCGTGGTTTGGGGACTGTACCATGGCAGCTTGTTAGCAATCTATTTTGCACTCCGTTCCTGGAAACAGATTCATGTTCCCGCTTTGCTCGGGCAAATGTTCACATTTTTGCTGGTGCTGATCGGCTGGGTAATCTTCCGGTCTACTGATCTGAGTATGTGTGGAAATCTGCTTGCCTCCATGGCCGGCATGCATGGAATTTACGGACCTGCTGAGCATTGGACGGTGATCCAGGAGTCACTGCCGCTTCTGATCGCTTTATTACTGGTTGTCTTTTTTGTTCCGAATGCCTGGAAATGGAACTTCAGACCTCAATGGCAGATGGCACTGGTTCTCAGTTCGCTGTTAGTCCTTTGTGTTTTGAGATTCAGCACTGAAAGTCCGTTTCTCTATTTTCAATTCTGA
- a CDS encoding UDP-glucuronic acid decarboxylase family protein has translation MNSVLVTGGAGFLGSHLCDRLIQLGKNVICLDNFFTGSKQNIAHLMGHPRFELMRHDIVHPIYLEASEIYNLACPASPVAYQYNPIKTIKTSTVGMVNVLGLAKRCRAKVLHASTSEVYGDPAVHPQVEEYWGHVNPLGPRSCYDEGKRIAESLCMNYHQAHQVPIRIVRIFNTYGPRMDPNDGRVISNFINQALRGEPLTIYGNGEQTRSFCYVDDLIDGFLKMMEQDETTGPINLGNPVENSMLELAEAVLQVVDSDSQLEYEALPTDDPRQRCPDITKARNLLQWEPQVSLKEGLTKTVAYYQDLMKQETA, from the coding sequence ATGAATTCTGTTTTAGTGACCGGGGGAGCCGGGTTTCTGGGTAGTCACCTTTGTGATCGACTGATCCAACTGGGGAAAAACGTCATCTGCCTGGATAACTTCTTTACAGGCAGTAAGCAGAATATTGCGCATTTGATGGGCCATCCCCGGTTCGAACTGATGCGGCACGATATTGTGCATCCCATCTACCTGGAAGCCAGTGAAATTTATAATCTGGCCTGTCCTGCTTCTCCAGTGGCTTATCAGTACAACCCGATCAAAACCATCAAGACATCAACCGTAGGTATGGTGAATGTGCTGGGGCTGGCAAAACGCTGTCGAGCCAAGGTGTTGCACGCATCGACTTCTGAAGTGTATGGCGATCCGGCTGTCCATCCGCAGGTTGAAGAGTATTGGGGGCACGTCAATCCTCTAGGTCCCCGAAGTTGTTACGATGAAGGGAAACGCATCGCAGAATCGTTGTGTATGAATTATCACCAGGCACATCAGGTACCGATTCGGATTGTACGAATCTTTAATACTTATGGTCCGCGAATGGACCCGAACGACGGTCGGGTGATTTCCAATTTCATCAATCAGGCACTTCGGGGAGAACCCCTGACCATTTATGGTAACGGCGAGCAGACGCGTTCGTTCTGTTATGTTGACGATCTGATCGATGGCTTTCTGAAAATGATGGAGCAGGATGAGACCACCGGCCCCATTAATCTGGGGAATCCAGTTGAAAACAGTATGCTTGAACTGGCGGAAGCCGTTCTGCAGGTCGTTGATTCTGATTCACAGCTGGAGTACGAGGCTCTGCCGACCGATGACCCCCGGCAGCGTTGTCCCGATATCACCAAGGCACGGAACCTCTTGCAGTGGGAGCCTCAAGTTTCTTTGAAAGAAGGGCTGACGAAGACGGTTGCTTATTATCAGGACCTTATGAAGCAGGAAACAGCATGA